A stretch of DNA from Leisingera caerulea DSM 24564:
ATGGCCAAAGGAGCAATGGACAATCTCCGCCTCCGACTCCGCGGCTAGGCGCAGCGTCTCTGCCACGGTGGCAAGCGAGGTGGCGAGCCGCCCCGGAAAGATGCTGAGCCCAAGGAAGCGGGCCCCGGGCGCATTAGTATGGATGGCAGCCGCCATGTGGCTGGCATGCAGCGCCGCAGGGCTTTCGGCTGCCCGCGGGTGCAGCTCGCACAGGTCCATCCGGGCGGCAAGGCCGGGGGTCTCCGCCGCCAGCGGCCCGTCAACCAGCGCAATCAGCGGCGCGCGGGTCATGCCAGCCCCTCCGTCAGGTCGATCTCCATGTCGAAATCCCCGCCCGCCGCCGCGCCGCCGTGAGCAGTCAGGATGCGGGTGGCCTGGGGGAACACCGCGTCGATATGGGCCAGGATCCGGGCCGCGGTGGCAGGATCCACCTCCGACAGCGCCTCATCCAGGATCAGAATATCAAAGGGCTGCAGCAGCGCCCGCAGCAGGCACAGCCGCTGCCGCTCGCCGCCCGACAGGGTCAACCCGCTTTCGCCCAGCGTGGTGTCCAGCCCGCCTGCCCCGCGGAACCTGTCCGCCAAGCCAAACAGCTCCAGCAGCGCCCGGACCTGCGCTTCATTCTCAGGCTTGGCCCAGAAGGCGCGGCTCTGGAACAGGTTGTCGCGCAGGCTGGCCCGCAGGGTGAAGGGCCGCTGCCCGGCATAGACCACCCGCTCCGGCAAGCCGGCGCCGCCCAGCAGGCCCAGGTCCGCACCGCCCAGGGTCACACGCCCGGCCACGGGCCGCGCCCGCCCGCACAGCACCGCCAGCAGGGAGGTCTTGCCCGCGCCGCTTGCCCCTCTCACCGCCACCCTGGCGCCTTCGGGAATGGTCAGGGTCAGCGGCCCCAGCGGCGGCGCCGCCCCGCGCGAAACGGTCACGCCCGCCAGCCGCAGATCATACCCGGCCGGCTCAAAACCGGCCGCCCGGGCGGGGCCATCCGCCTGCATCACCGCATCCAGCCGCGCCGCCGCCACCTTGACCCGCGCCTGCGCGTGCCACAGGCCCAACAGCGACTGCATCGGCCCGGTCATGAAGCCCATATAGGCCACAAAGGCGATCAGCGACCCCAGCGGCCACTCGCCCCGGATCACCATCAGCCCGCCCGCCAGAAAGATCGCCGACCGGGTCAGCGCCGACAGCAGCACCGGCACCGCACGCGTGAACTCGCCCCACAGGTTCTGGGCGATCAGCCTCTGGCTCAGCCCGGCATGATCCCGCAGGCTGCGCCGCTCTGCCCACGCCGTTCCACGCGCTGCCTGCAGCGCAGGCAGGCCGAACAGAGTCTCCGACAGCCCCGCGCTGTACCGCCCCTGCATCTCGCGCACCGCTGCCGCTCGCCGCTCGGTCCGGGGCCGCGCCCAGATCAGAAAGGCCAGCTCCGCCGGGGCCAGCAATGCCGTCAGCAGCCCCAGCCGCCAGTCCAGGACCATCAGCATCGCCGAGCCGCCCATCAGCCGGATCAGCGCCGAGGAGCCGCCCAGCACCGCGTTAAACGCAAACTTCTGCACCTCCGCCGCGTCGCCATCCACCCGCGCCAGCAGCTCACCGGCGCGCTGGCTGGCGAACCACCCCGCAGGCTTGGCAGCCAGCCGCGACAGCAGCCGCTGCCGCATCCGTGCCAGCATCCGGACCGAGGCGCGCATGTGCAGGATATTGCTCAGCGCGCCTGTGCCGGTGGCCAGCAGGCCGATCCCGAACAGCGCCAGCGACCAGATCACCAGCTGCGCCGCATCCCCCGCCATCAGCCCGCGGTCGATCACCAGCTTGCTGATATAGGGCGGCAGCAGGCCAATCGCGGCAGCAGCAAAGCTGATCAGCAACAGCACCGCCAGCCGCCGCCGGTGCGGCCGCAACAGCGGCAGCAGCCAAACCGCCGTGGCAGGCGTGAAAAGCGCCGCGCCCGCACGCGATGGCAGGCGCGGCCAGGTCCGGGCGGCAGCACCGCCGCCCGGCTGGGAGGAGAGTTTTGCGGCAGGCCCGCTCATTCCTGCGGCACGACATGCAGGGTGGAGACGGACATATCCCCGCCCGACGGCATCCGGATCTCGCCCACCCGCTCCAGCGTCTCGCTGTCGTAGATGCCGATGTCGTCATTGGTGCCCGCGACATAGAGCTCCTTCCCGTCGCTGGAGACATTGATGACGTAGTAGGTGTGCGGCAGGTCCACCCGCTTCACCAGTTCCTGGGTTTCCAGATTGTGCTTGGACAGCTGGGTATAGACGCCGTACAGGTGCTTGGGATCCACTGCACTGCGCACGGCCGAGAACATCAGCACTTCGAAGGAGGCGAAATCGGCGATCTCCGTCTCCCCCGTGGTCAGGTCAACGGACTGATATCCCCAAACAAAATCCGCCATCTCCTGCTGGGTTTCGTCCGTAAACACCGCCGCGGTGTACATCAGCAGCATCTCGTCGTTCTGGCTGCCGGTGGGCCAGAACGCCAGCACATCCGGAGGGCTGTAGGTGGGGCGGTCCCAGCTGGCGTTGGCAATCGCCACCTCAGTGTCGCCATTGGTGGGATCGACCCGGTAGATCTCATGCCCGGCAACATAGACCTGCCCGTTGCGGTCGCTCGCCATCAGGGTGGACCGCCGCGGCGCCTCAAAGGTGGCGGACGGCTTGGCCTCCAGCCCGGCACCCGCGTCATAGACGGCAAACTCCGGCTGCATCACCTCATAGCGGTCGGTCTTCTTGCGCACCGGATTGCGCACCGTGTAGATCTGGCTGCCGTCCTTGGACACCGCCAGCGACGCCAAGGAGCGGCGCGTCACTTCGCCCTCCGACTGGGCGGCGTGAAAGACCTTTTCGCAGGTCTCGATATCAACCCCGACCACGTCCTGCCAATGGTTCAGCAGCACATAGGCAATGCGGTTGTCCGGCGACATGGCTATGACGCCCGGTGTCACATTCGCCCCCAGATCGCAGTCGGCCTTGACCGAGCGGTCCTGGGCATCAAAGACATAGAGGCTGGAGGGCCGGGCCACCGTCACCAGAAGGTCGCCAGCGGCCAGCGGCAGGGCTGACGCGCAAAACGCAGCAGCAGCAAAAAGCGCGGATTTCATGATGCGGGTCTCCTCAGGTTTCGGCGTCGGTGGGATAGGTGGCGCCAAGCGCGCGCCAGTCCTTGGCGGCATTGGGCGCGCCCTCGTCCCAGTTCGGGTGGTTGACCATGATGTCGGGCACCTGCGCAGGCCACCAGCAGGGGTCGGAGCAGCCGTAAAGATCCGCCTCCATCGGCTGGCACAGCGCGGCCAGCCCGCCAAAGGGATCGACCTCCCAGCCCGGGTCGAATGTGGTGGCGCAGCCTGCGGTCACGGTCTGCATCGCGCGGACCTCTTCCATCTGGCCTTGGGCCGCAGCCTGCTGGACGCGTTCGGCTTTCTGATTGAGCGGTTTCATTTTCCAAACGCCCTCCTCGGCGCAACATGTTGGTGAAAATACTGCGGCGCCTGGGCGATCAGCCGGGCATAGGCGGCGACGCCAAAGTCGATCCAGTCGCGCATCAGGTCGCAGTAGTGATAGGTCGGCATCATCGGGTCGCTGAAATGGGCATAGCTCTCGTGGTAGCAGCCCCCCGCGCACAGGTTGCGGATCCGGCAGGTGGCGCAACCCTTCTCGGTTCGGTCGGAGCGTGCCTTGATGAACCCCGACAGCTCCTTGCGCTTGATGCCCTCATCGACGGTGCCGAACTGGTCCATTTCCGATCCGGTGAACCGGTGGCACAGGTTCAGCGCGCCGTCGTGATTGACTGCCAGCATCCCCACCCCGGCCCCGCAGGGCAGCGCCTTGGAGCGCCCCTCGTAAAGGTCGTTCATCATCTGATGCATGTTGGAAAAGCCGATGTTGCGGCCCTTCAGCGCTTCCTCGACATAGAGCCTGCCAAGGGATTTCATGCCCTCGAACACCTCCAGCAGCTCAGCACCATTCAGGTTGAAGGCATCCATCTCCCCCGAGGTGACCGGCGAGAACCCCACCTCGGCAAAACCGATATCGTTGATCAGATGGTCCCAGATCTCGACGATATTGGTGACCCCCGCCGTCAGGGTGACGCGGGCGCCCACCGGCTTGGACGTGTAGCGCGACAGCAGCAGCCGCGCCTTGGCGGCCACCGCGTCATAGGTGCCCTTGCCGCCCACCGTCTTGCGATTCAGATCGTGCTGCGCCTTGGGGCCGTCGATGGACACCGTCAGGCCAAAGCGATGGTCGTCCAGCCAGTCGATCAGCGGCTCGGTCAGCAAGGTCGCATTGGTCGTCAGGCTGAAGTTCACCGCCTTGCCAAGTGCTGCAAAATGCGGCTCGGCCCACTCCACCACCTGCCGGATCAAGGGCAGGTTCGACAGCGGCTCGCCGCCGAAAAACACGATGTTATAGCTGTCCCGGTCCGGGTTCTCCGCCAGCAGCATCTCCGCCGACTTCCGCGCGGTGTCAAAGGCCATCTTCTGACCCTTCGACGGCACCGCAAGATCCTCCTTGTAGCAATAGGAGCACGCCAGGTTGCAGCCGGTGTTGACGTTCAGAACGATGGTGGTCAGCGGGAAGGTCTCGATCTCGATCGGCGGCCGTTCCGGCTGCAGCGGGCGCCCGTCGTTGACGATATCCAGCCGCACCAGCCCATCCAGCCGCGCCGCCGCATCTTCGGCTGCAAACCGCGCCTCAAACTCGTCCAATGAGAACGCCTGCTCCTGCGCCGCATAGTCGAGGATACCGCGGTCCACCCCGTCCATCTCGAAGATCGAGGTGGTGGGCACATGGAACAGAACCTCCCGCCCCTCGACCTCTACCCGGTGCGCATTGGCCGGCTGATAGTGAAAGTCTTTCATGATTTCTCCCCCTGTCTCAGCGGATCGGCGGGTCGATGAAGCGCTGCACGGTGACGATCAGCATCGCCTCCGCCTGCTGGCCCATCGCTTTCGCCTGCACGGTCAGCTCGCCCGCATTGTTAGCGCTAAATGGGCGGTCCGGGTTGGGTCCGGCAACTGCAGGCGCAAAGATCCCGCTTGGCTGCATTTTCCCTGCAAATTCAGTATCTTTCA
This window harbors:
- a CDS encoding ABC transporter ATP-binding protein; protein product: MSGPAAKLSSQPGGGAAARTWPRLPSRAGAALFTPATAVWLLPLLRPHRRRLAVLLLISFAAAAIGLLPPYISKLVIDRGLMAGDAAQLVIWSLALFGIGLLATGTGALSNILHMRASVRMLARMRQRLLSRLAAKPAGWFASQRAGELLARVDGDAAEVQKFAFNAVLGGSSALIRLMGGSAMLMVLDWRLGLLTALLAPAELAFLIWARPRTERRAAAVREMQGRYSAGLSETLFGLPALQAARGTAWAERRSLRDHAGLSQRLIAQNLWGEFTRAVPVLLSALTRSAIFLAGGLMVIRGEWPLGSLIAFVAYMGFMTGPMQSLLGLWHAQARVKVAAARLDAVMQADGPARAAGFEPAGYDLRLAGVTVSRGAAPPLGPLTLTIPEGARVAVRGASGAGKTSLLAVLCGRARPVAGRVTLGGADLGLLGGAGLPERVVYAGQRPFTLRASLRDNLFQSRAFWAKPENEAQVRALLELFGLADRFRGAGGLDTTLGESGLTLSGGERQRLCLLRALLQPFDILILDEALSEVDPATAARILAHIDAVFPQATRILTAHGGAAAGGDFDMEIDLTEGLA
- the peaD gene encoding quinohemoprotein amine dehydrogenase subunit beta; this translates as MKSALFAAAAFCASALPLAAGDLLVTVARPSSLYVFDAQDRSVKADCDLGANVTPGVIAMSPDNRIAYVLLNHWQDVVGVDIETCEKVFHAAQSEGEVTRRSLASLAVSKDGSQIYTVRNPVRKKTDRYEVMQPEFAVYDAGAGLEAKPSATFEAPRRSTLMASDRNGQVYVAGHEIYRVDPTNGDTEVAIANASWDRPTYSPPDVLAFWPTGSQNDEMLLMYTAAVFTDETQQEMADFVWGYQSVDLTTGETEIADFASFEVLMFSAVRSAVDPKHLYGVYTQLSKHNLETQELVKRVDLPHTYYVINVSSDGKELYVAGTNDDIGIYDSETLERVGEIRMPSGGDMSVSTLHVVPQE
- the qhpC gene encoding quinohemoprotein amine dehydrogenase subunit gamma → MKPLNQKAERVQQAAAQGQMEEVRAMQTVTAGCATTFDPGWEVDPFGGLAALCQPMEADLYGCSDPCWWPAQVPDIMVNHPNWDEGAPNAAKDWRALGATYPTDAET
- the peaB gene encoding quinohemoprotein amine dehydrogenase maturation protein gives rise to the protein MKDFHYQPANAHRVEVEGREVLFHVPTTSIFEMDGVDRGILDYAAQEQAFSLDEFEARFAAEDAAARLDGLVRLDIVNDGRPLQPERPPIEIETFPLTTIVLNVNTGCNLACSYCYKEDLAVPSKGQKMAFDTARKSAEMLLAENPDRDSYNIVFFGGEPLSNLPLIRQVVEWAEPHFAALGKAVNFSLTTNATLLTEPLIDWLDDHRFGLTVSIDGPKAQHDLNRKTVGGKGTYDAVAAKARLLLSRYTSKPVGARVTLTAGVTNIVEIWDHLINDIGFAEVGFSPVTSGEMDAFNLNGAELLEVFEGMKSLGRLYVEEALKGRNIGFSNMHQMMNDLYEGRSKALPCGAGVGMLAVNHDGALNLCHRFTGSEMDQFGTVDEGIKRKELSGFIKARSDRTEKGCATCRIRNLCAGGCYHESYAHFSDPMMPTYHYCDLMRDWIDFGVAAYARLIAQAPQYFHQHVAPRRAFGK